The Rhopalosiphum maidis isolate BTI-1 chromosome 1, ASM367621v3, whole genome shotgun sequence genome has a segment encoding these proteins:
- the LOC113559192 gene encoding cilia- and flagella-associated protein 161, giving the protein MHRDTQLYSVNVRMGNWVEETRLQSEKIKSFLAKRDRGELLVQKSQRMYASLLRPVVLNSTSEFLRYGEDAQLVCSDIRFPGWSDGAGGVALSCSTSDYRSELDGLGPGCTMTASPLTESCVRNCFKICGIGSNCEKGEPLMFGDTFTISPCISSKPLFVTAVSLYTERGVSGHPALKLVDSHDAYCRWTVDYWRVSMREEAKGLPVPNGARVVLKHTATNLNAAVETDFRIATFFGDEYEVSAHSYKDGRGCEKAQNIWEFVTSSKHSAFKDDDGTNNDTKTNK; this is encoded by the exons ATGCACCGCGACACGCAACTGTACAGCGTTAACGTCCGGATGGGCAATTGGGTGGAAGAGACTCGTTTGCAATCC gaaaaaataaaatcgttctTGGCAAAAAGAGACCGAGGAGAATTGCTCGTGCAGAAATCGCAGAGAATGTACGCAAGCCTTTTGCGACCA GTGGTCTTGAACTCCACCTCTGAATTTTTGAGGTACGGAGAAGACGCACAGCTCGTGTGCTCAGACATCCGTTTCCCAGGCTGGAGCGACGGTGCCGGTGGCGTGGCCCTGTCGTGTTCTACCAGCGACTACCGCTCGGAACTGGACGGGCTGGGACCGGGCTGCACCATGACCGCTTCTCCGTTGACCGAGAGCTGCGTACGAAACTGCTTCAAGATTTGCGG AATTGGAAGCAACTGCGAAAAAGGAGAACCTTTGATGTTTGGTGATACGTTTACCATTAGCCCGTGCATCTCTTCCAAG CCGCTGTTCGTCACTGCCGTCAGTCTATACACTGAACGAGGGGTGTCCGGTCACCCTGCATTGAAGCTGGTTGACTCGCATGACGCGTATTGCCGGTGGACAGTAGACTACTGGCGTGTGTCGATGCGCGAGGAAGCCAAAGGACTTCCGGTTCCG AACGGAGCCAGAGTAGTCCTAAAGCACACCGCCACGAATTTGAACGCCGCGGTGGAGACGGACTTTCGGATCGCGACGTTCTTCGGCGat GAATATGAAGTAAGCGCACACTCGTACAAAGATGGCAGAGGTTGCGAAAAGGCACAAAATATTTGGGAGTTTGTCACGTCCAGCAAACATTCAGCATTCAAAGATGACGACGGGACGAATAACgatacaaaaacaaacaaatag